A single Merismopedia glauca CCAP 1448/3 DNA region contains:
- a CDS encoding sulfurtransferase, which yields MNILSSPNLRIIEIDLDHTSYQSGHIPSAIFWSRLNTTNESDFRVQFDRLKLEHLMGKSGITKDTTIVIYSGSFAGASFLFWYLKIWGHEDVKILNGSRQKWMAEGRELTVEIPKITASTYTASEPNFNWRVSLVEVQKAINHSQYVLVDARTVQEYNGEWFWFTDQPAQEGERSGHIPGAVHIGFELALNDDATFKSREELSLLYSSKGVTSEKEIITYCTVGARSSFTWFVLKYLLGYPHVRNYDGSWNEWGRLPNSAIEI from the coding sequence TTGAACATATTAAGTAGTCCCAATCTACGCATCATTGAAATCGATTTAGACCACACCAGTTATCAATCTGGACATATCCCTAGTGCTATCTTTTGGAGTAGATTAAATACTACTAATGAATCGGATTTTCGGGTTCAATTTGATCGCCTCAAGCTAGAACATCTAATGGGGAAATCTGGGATTACTAAAGACACCACAATTGTAATTTACAGTGGTAGCTTTGCTGGTGCTAGTTTTCTGTTTTGGTATTTGAAAATCTGGGGACATGAAGATGTAAAAATCCTGAATGGCAGTCGCCAAAAATGGATGGCTGAAGGTCGAGAATTAACGGTAGAAATTCCCAAAATTACAGCTAGTACCTATACAGCATCAGAACCCAATTTTAACTGGCGTGTCTCGTTAGTAGAAGTCCAAAAGGCAATTAATCATTCACAGTATGTTTTAGTTGATGCGCGCACGGTTCAAGAATATAATGGTGAATGGTTTTGGTTTACTGACCAACCAGCCCAAGAAGGGGAGCGATCTGGACATATTCCAGGTGCAGTTCACATCGGTTTTGAATTAGCTTTGAATGATGATGCTACTTTCAAATCAAGGGAAGAACTGTCTCTTCTATATAGTAGTAAAGGCGTAACTTCTGAGAAAGAAATTATTACCTATTGTACTGTTGGTGCGCGCTCTTCTTTCACTTGGTTTGTTTTAAAATATCTGTTGGGTTATCCCCACGTTCGCAATTAT
- a CDS encoding LuxR C-terminal-related transcriptional regulator — MSSSLQSLFLAIAQARNEQEVRSRIMVDVGAYFQANRWGLFFSDRDPGKTTAIKKSLQLALSVEYNPVLRYLVEHHAPIHEASLLPPGAWQKICPRFDHGHVMVGPIVNHGHLVGGVGLTRTQANSAFNERDLSDLGALCLHLSTWLAINQSKPAKILDSPILTPRELQIAELVAQGLTNESIGKSLWISENSVKQALKRIFRKREIASRVELVGKLSPTVSSK, encoded by the coding sequence ATGTCTAGTTCTTTGCAGTCTTTGTTTTTAGCGATCGCTCAGGCTCGTAACGAACAAGAGGTGCGATCGCGTATCATGGTGGATGTAGGTGCTTATTTCCAAGCTAATCGCTGGGGACTTTTCTTTAGCGATCGCGATCCTGGTAAAACAACCGCCATCAAAAAAAGTTTACAGTTAGCTTTATCGGTTGAATACAATCCGGTTTTGCGTTATTTAGTTGAACATCACGCACCGATTCACGAAGCTTCGCTTTTACCACCTGGCGCATGGCAGAAGATTTGTCCTCGTTTTGACCACGGACACGTTATGGTAGGTCCTATTGTCAATCACGGTCATCTGGTTGGTGGAGTGGGGTTGACTCGCACTCAGGCAAATTCTGCCTTTAATGAAAGAGATTTAAGCGATCTGGGTGCTTTGTGCTTGCATCTATCAACTTGGTTGGCAATAAACCAGTCAAAACCCGCTAAAATACTCGATTCTCCTATTTTAACTCCTAGAGAATTGCAAATTGCAGAATTAGTTGCTCAAGGTTTAACTAATGAAAGTATTGGTAAATCTCTCTGGATTAGCGAAAATTCGGTTAAACAAGCGTTAAAACGCATCTTTCGCAAACGAGAAATCGCTTCCCGTGTCGAATTGGTAGGAAAGCTTTCTCCAACTGTATCTAGCAAGTAA